The proteins below come from a single Salinivibrio kushneri genomic window:
- a CDS encoding pyridoxal-phosphate-dependent aminotransferase family protein — protein MARAISDIQSFQPVARTLMGPGPSDIYPSVLQSLSKPTLGHLDPLFIAMMDEVKQLLQYAFQTENPFTIAVSAPGSAGMEACFVNLVEPGDTVIVCRNGVFGDRMRENVERCGAHAVMVDDAWGDPVNPEKVEAALKAHPEASIVAFVHAETSTGACSDAQVLATLAREHGCLTIVDAVTSLGGVPLKVDEWQLDAVYSGSQKCLSCVPGLSPVTFSSRAVEKMQARTHKVQSWFLDQSLVLGYWSGDGKRSYHHTAPVNSLYALHESLLKLYQEGIENAWQRHQTMHQRLKAGLERLGIRFVVDEPYRLPQLNAVYIPDGVDDAAVRQHLLNTYNLEIGAGLGDLAGKAWRIGLMGYGARDENIALCLKALEEALR, from the coding sequence ATGGCTCGTGCAATTTCCGATATTCAGTCTTTTCAACCCGTCGCTCGCACATTGATGGGGCCAGGGCCCTCTGACATTTACCCGTCGGTGCTGCAATCATTGAGCAAGCCGACATTAGGACATCTTGACCCCTTATTCATTGCCATGATGGATGAGGTCAAGCAGCTACTGCAGTACGCTTTTCAAACCGAAAACCCGTTTACCATAGCGGTCTCTGCGCCCGGAAGTGCAGGGATGGAAGCCTGTTTTGTCAATTTGGTGGAACCTGGCGATACGGTGATCGTGTGTCGCAATGGCGTGTTTGGCGACCGGATGCGAGAAAACGTGGAGCGTTGTGGCGCACACGCGGTGATGGTCGATGATGCTTGGGGTGATCCGGTTAATCCTGAAAAGGTTGAAGCGGCCTTAAAAGCACATCCAGAGGCCAGCATTGTCGCCTTTGTTCACGCAGAGACGTCCACAGGCGCTTGCTCAGACGCACAAGTATTGGCGACGCTGGCGCGAGAGCACGGCTGCCTTACTATTGTGGATGCGGTGACCTCACTCGGTGGTGTGCCGTTGAAAGTCGATGAATGGCAGTTAGATGCCGTTTACTCGGGCAGTCAGAAGTGCTTATCGTGTGTACCTGGCCTATCGCCTGTTACCTTCTCTTCGCGTGCGGTCGAGAAAATGCAGGCCAGGACGCATAAAGTGCAAAGTTGGTTTCTCGATCAAAGTTTGGTGCTGGGGTATTGGAGTGGCGACGGCAAACGCAGTTATCACCATACTGCACCGGTTAATAGTCTGTATGCATTGCATGAATCATTGCTCAAGTTATATCAAGAGGGAATTGAGAACGCTTGGCAGCGTCATCAAACCATGCATCAACGCTTAAAAGCAGGGTTAGAGCGTTTAGGCATCCGCTTTGTGGTCGATGAGCCTTACCGTTTACCCCAGTTAAATGCGGTTTATATTCCTGACGGTGTGGATGATGCCGCTGTGCGCCAGCATTTACTTAACACCTATAACTTGGAAATTGGCGCCGGCCTCGGTGATTTGGCGGGTAAAGCTTGGCGGATCGGCTTAATGGGCTATGGCGCAAGGGATGAGAACATCGCCCTGTGCCTTAAAGCCCTTGAAGAAGCATTACGCTAG
- a CDS encoding Wzy polymerase domain-containing protein: MTSALPQSRVIRKPLTTPFLLALAALWLICLPLYSVSLPLVGIRHPAAALSLLTLAFTLGFACLEIVRQHTWRASRLTWMLGLATGLAIVPYFYPHAEALNSGYAMAALILSLGFFSSLQQFVFNHSQRQKLLGVFLLASWLAVLSVLGNQSPPGMGPFMFNNWVPHLPPAVTHTLLLTGLTLAAYILAREPSGRYRHPVSQSLLAVTPLIFIPVLAMQGQPLLLLFALCAIVLQQAYLGRFASRRQHKAWLVAVCLGAILAIFSLSGQDSWQWLSAGEQRALLLAWQQWQTTPFFGVGMGNGKQALLLLSASQPGHLGPVSLPSALLFWLLEGGLLIGLGYVLVIIALGVRILRAPSGTRRILIALVLPPLTGLMIYPVSGTQWFNGILLLLWLYWLDNLTSKYRRYPVLTHDYSQRVASRTMITALVIATLVCLSSVYLANRYLRDSLLSSQRFALYQQHPWWQQKLAHAQQSRQFQANLARLSEAERQQHLNQLLRQVAQRPRFAGYQHAYQVALQIGDRQRARDIQQEARYLYPNAAKVWTIRHTLPENTTP, encoded by the coding sequence ATGACCTCAGCGCTGCCGCAGAGTCGTGTGATACGAAAGCCGCTAACAACCCCATTTCTGCTAGCGTTAGCGGCCTTGTGGTTAATCTGCTTACCACTCTACTCGGTATCTCTCCCGCTGGTGGGCATACGCCACCCTGCGGCAGCCTTATCACTACTGACCTTGGCGTTTACCTTAGGGTTTGCCTGCCTGGAAATCGTGCGTCAACATACCTGGCGTGCAAGCCGACTGACCTGGATGCTCGGTTTGGCAACAGGCCTGGCGATTGTTCCCTATTTCTATCCGCACGCTGAGGCACTCAATAGCGGTTATGCCATGGCCGCCTTGATACTTAGCCTCGGTTTCTTCTCCAGCCTTCAGCAGTTTGTGTTTAACCATTCGCAGCGGCAAAAGCTACTCGGGGTATTTTTGCTCGCCTCTTGGCTAGCGGTGCTGTCGGTGTTGGGTAATCAATCACCACCGGGCATGGGGCCTTTCATGTTTAACAACTGGGTGCCTCACTTGCCCCCAGCGGTCACGCATACCCTGCTGCTCACTGGCCTCACCTTAGCGGCGTATATTCTCGCTAGAGAGCCGAGTGGCCGCTACCGGCATCCCGTCAGCCAAAGCTTATTGGCCGTCACCCCCTTAATTTTTATTCCTGTATTAGCGATGCAAGGCCAGCCGCTGCTGCTGCTCTTTGCATTGTGTGCCATTGTGTTGCAACAAGCCTATTTGGGTCGCTTTGCCTCCAGGCGCCAGCACAAAGCGTGGCTTGTGGCAGTCTGTCTCGGCGCTATCCTGGCGATATTCTCCCTCAGTGGTCAAGATAGTTGGCAATGGCTGAGCGCCGGCGAGCAACGTGCGCTGCTATTAGCGTGGCAACAATGGCAGACAACGCCCTTTTTCGGGGTGGGCATGGGGAATGGCAAGCAGGCTTTGCTGTTGCTTTCTGCTTCACAACCCGGCCATCTTGGTCCAGTCAGCCTACCCAGTGCACTGCTGTTTTGGCTGTTGGAAGGAGGCTTATTGATTGGATTGGGCTACGTGTTGGTGATCATTGCTCTGGGCGTCAGGATCCTTCGTGCTCCCTCAGGGACACGGCGGATCTTGATTGCTTTGGTGCTCCCTCCGCTCACAGGGCTGATGATCTATCCGGTGAGCGGCACCCAGTGGTTCAATGGGATATTGTTACTCCTTTGGCTATACTGGCTTGACAACCTCACCAGTAAATATCGCCGCTATCCGGTACTCACCCATGATTACAGCCAGCGTGTGGCCAGTCGCACCATGATCACTGCCCTCGTCATCGCGACACTTGTGTGCCTGTCGTCCGTGTATTTGGCCAATCGTTATTTGCGCGACTCTTTACTCAGTTCGCAACGTTTTGCCTTATACCAGCAACATCCATGGTGGCAGCAAAAGCTGGCCCACGCACAACAAAGCCGTCAGTTTCAAGCTAATTTGGCACGTTTATCAGAGGCGGAGCGCCAGCAGCATCTCAACCAATTATTGCGCCAAGTCGCGCAAAGACCACGCTTTGCTGGCTACCAGCATGCTTATCAGGTGGCTTTACAAATCGGTGACCGTCAACGGGCTCGCGATATCCAGCAAGAAGCGCGTTACTTGTATCCAAACGCAGCGAAGGTATGGACAATCCGCCATACCCTCCCAGAAAATACAACGCCCTAG
- the uvrA gene encoding excinuclease ABC subunit UvrA encodes MDNIDVRGARTHNLKNINLTIPRDKLIVITGLSGSGKSSLAFDTLYAEGQRRYVESLSAYARQFLSLMEKPDVDHIEGLSPAISIEQKSTSHNPRSTVGTITEVYDYLRLLYARVGEPRCPTHDVTLAAQTISQMVDKVLALPEGSKLMLLAPIIKNRKGEHVKTLENLAAQGFIRARINGEVCDLSDPPTLELQKKHTIEVVVDRFKVRSDQQQRLAESFETALELTGGSAVISWMDGEGEEIIFSANFACPHCGYSMQELEPRLFSFNNPAGACGTCDGLGVQQYFDPKRVIQNPAVSLAGGAIRGWDRRNFYYFQMLRSLSEHYGFDLEVPWQDLSGTIQDILLYGSGPKEIEFKYVNDRGDIRVRKHPFEGILNNMERRYRDTESNAVRDELAKYIATKPCASCGGSRLRQEARHVFIDGHNLPEVCELSIQQALDFFEQLTLTGQRAKIAEKVMKEIHDRLRFLVNVGLNYLNLSRSADTLSGGEAQRIRLASQIGAGLVGVMYVLDEPSIGLHQRDNARLLDTLEHLRDLGNTVMVVEHDEDAIRAADYIIDIGPGAGAHGGQIVAEGSLKDILASESSLTGQYLSGKQAIEVPAQRIERDPSKMLTLKGATGNNLKNVDLHLPVGLLTCVTGVSGSGKSTLINDTFFKVAHQQLNGATTADPAPYESIDGLGHFDKVIDIDQSPIGRTPRSNPATYTGIFTPIRELFAGTQEARARGYKVGRFSFNVRGGRCEACQGDGVIKVEMHFLPDVYVPCDVCKGKRYNRETLEVRYKGKTIDEVLEMTVEDARAFFDAVPAIKRKLQTLMDVGLSYIRLGQAATTLSGGEAQRVKLARELSKRDTGKTLYILDEPTTGLHFHDIQQLLNVLHRLREQGNTIVVIEHNLDVIKTADWIIDLGPEGGNGGGEIIAQGTPEDIVNVVGSHTAHFLKPMLER; translated from the coding sequence ATGGACAATATCGACGTCAGAGGCGCGCGCACGCACAACCTCAAAAATATCAACCTCACCATCCCTCGCGACAAGCTGATCGTGATTACCGGCCTATCTGGCTCGGGAAAATCATCGCTGGCCTTCGACACCCTATACGCTGAAGGCCAGCGCCGTTACGTTGAATCCTTGTCAGCGTACGCACGTCAGTTTCTTTCCTTGATGGAAAAGCCGGATGTTGACCATATTGAGGGCCTGTCGCCTGCCATCTCGATAGAGCAAAAGTCCACGTCGCACAATCCACGCTCAACGGTCGGCACCATCACTGAAGTGTACGACTACTTACGCTTACTTTATGCGCGTGTCGGCGAGCCACGTTGTCCCACTCATGATGTGACCTTAGCGGCTCAGACCATCAGCCAGATGGTCGATAAAGTGCTTGCACTGCCGGAGGGCAGCAAGCTGATGTTGCTCGCACCGATCATCAAAAATCGGAAAGGGGAGCATGTTAAAACGCTTGAGAATTTAGCCGCTCAAGGGTTTATCCGTGCAAGGATCAATGGTGAAGTGTGCGATCTATCCGATCCGCCGACACTTGAACTGCAAAAAAAGCACACCATTGAAGTGGTGGTCGATCGCTTTAAAGTGCGCAGTGATCAACAGCAGCGTCTGGCCGAATCATTTGAAACCGCGCTCGAACTCACCGGCGGCAGCGCGGTGATCAGTTGGATGGACGGCGAAGGGGAAGAGATCATTTTTTCTGCCAACTTTGCCTGCCCACATTGCGGTTACAGCATGCAAGAGCTTGAGCCGCGCCTGTTCTCGTTCAATAACCCAGCCGGCGCCTGTGGCACCTGTGACGGCTTGGGAGTGCAACAATATTTTGACCCTAAACGCGTGATTCAAAACCCAGCGGTTAGCTTAGCGGGGGGCGCGATCCGAGGCTGGGATCGACGTAATTTTTATTACTTCCAAATGCTGCGATCGCTGTCTGAGCATTACGGGTTTGATTTGGAAGTGCCATGGCAAGATCTCTCCGGCACCATTCAGGATATCCTCTTGTATGGGTCAGGGCCAAAAGAGATCGAGTTCAAATACGTCAACGATCGGGGCGATATTCGTGTACGCAAACATCCGTTTGAGGGGATCCTCAACAATATGGAGCGTCGCTATCGCGACACTGAATCCAACGCCGTACGCGATGAACTGGCCAAATACATCGCCACTAAACCCTGTGCCAGCTGCGGTGGCTCACGCTTACGCCAAGAAGCCCGTCATGTGTTTATCGACGGCCACAATCTACCCGAGGTTTGTGAGCTGAGCATTCAACAGGCGCTGGATTTCTTTGAACAACTGACCTTAACCGGACAGCGCGCCAAAATTGCCGAAAAGGTGATGAAAGAGATCCACGACCGGCTGCGGTTTTTGGTCAATGTGGGGCTTAACTACCTGAATTTATCGCGCAGTGCCGATACCCTCTCTGGTGGTGAAGCACAGCGTATTCGACTAGCCAGCCAAATTGGCGCGGGCTTGGTCGGCGTGATGTACGTCCTGGATGAGCCTTCTATTGGCCTGCACCAGCGTGACAATGCCCGTTTGCTTGACACCTTGGAGCACCTGCGCGATTTAGGAAACACCGTGATGGTGGTCGAACATGATGAAGATGCCATACGTGCGGCCGACTACATCATTGATATTGGCCCGGGGGCCGGCGCACATGGTGGACAAATTGTTGCCGAAGGCAGTTTAAAGGACATACTCGCCAGTGAATCGTCACTGACAGGTCAGTATCTAAGTGGTAAACAAGCGATTGAGGTGCCTGCACAACGCATTGAGCGCGACCCGAGCAAAATGCTGACTCTAAAGGGGGCGACGGGCAACAACCTGAAAAACGTTGATCTCCACCTGCCTGTCGGGCTACTGACCTGCGTGACGGGCGTGTCGGGCTCAGGCAAATCAACGCTTATCAACGACACCTTCTTTAAAGTTGCCCACCAGCAATTAAACGGCGCGACCACCGCTGATCCAGCGCCTTACGAGTCGATTGATGGGTTGGGACATTTCGACAAGGTGATCGATATTGACCAAAGTCCTATTGGCCGTACCCCACGCTCAAACCCCGCCACTTATACGGGGATCTTTACCCCGATCCGTGAGCTTTTCGCCGGTACCCAAGAGGCGCGAGCACGCGGGTATAAAGTCGGCCGTTTTAGCTTTAACGTGCGCGGTGGACGCTGCGAAGCCTGCCAAGGTGATGGCGTGATCAAAGTGGAAATGCACTTTTTACCCGATGTGTATGTGCCTTGTGATGTGTGTAAAGGGAAGCGTTATAACCGTGAAACACTCGAAGTGCGCTATAAAGGTAAAACCATCGATGAAGTGCTGGAGATGACTGTCGAAGACGCGCGTGCGTTTTTTGACGCCGTGCCCGCTATCAAGCGTAAACTGCAAACATTGATGGATGTCGGCTTGAGCTATATTCGCCTTGGCCAAGCCGCCACCACCTTGTCAGGCGGCGAAGCGCAGCGTGTAAAACTGGCCCGTGAGCTGTCTAAGCGCGATACCGGTAAAACGCTCTACATCCTCGATGAACCAACCACGGGGCTTCATTTCCATGATATTCAACAACTGCTGAATGTCTTACATCGCTTGCGCGAACAGGGCAACACTATCGTGGTAATCGAGCATAATCTGGATGTGATAAAAACCGCGGATTGGATCATCGACTTAGGGCCAGAAGGCGGTAACGGCGGCGGTGAGATCATCGCCCAAGGCACGCCAGAAGACATCGTCAATGTGGTGGGTAGCCACACGGCTCACTTCCTGAAACCTATGTTGGAGCGATAA
- the galU gene encoding UTP--glucose-1-phosphate uridylyltransferase GalU, which yields MIKKCLFPAAGYGTRFLPATKSMPKEMMPVVNKPLIEYGVDEALEAGINGMCIVTGRGKHAIMDHFDKNYELEHQISGTNKEVLLDDIRNTIEKASFTYIRQHEMRGLGHAILTGRELVGDEAFAVVLADDLCIHSGNGVLKQMVALYNQFRCSIVAVEEVPEDETHKYGVIAGQEIKDDLFRVDNMVEKPDPGNAPSNLAIIGRYILTPDIFDLLENTPPGKNGEVQITDALLKQAQSGCVLAYKFKGERFDCGSVEGFIEATNHCYKHHYLGGSNKDEATVKNRR from the coding sequence ATGATAAAAAAATGTCTGTTCCCAGCGGCTGGCTATGGCACCCGCTTTTTACCGGCAACCAAGTCGATGCCCAAAGAGATGATGCCGGTGGTTAACAAGCCTTTAATTGAATACGGCGTGGACGAAGCCTTGGAAGCGGGTATCAATGGGATGTGCATTGTCACCGGACGTGGTAAGCATGCCATCATGGATCACTTTGATAAAAACTACGAGCTGGAACATCAGATCAGTGGCACCAACAAAGAAGTGCTATTGGATGATATCCGCAACACCATCGAAAAAGCCTCTTTCACATACATTCGCCAACATGAAATGCGCGGCCTGGGGCATGCTATTTTAACCGGGCGTGAGCTGGTCGGCGATGAAGCCTTTGCCGTTGTACTGGCGGATGATCTTTGCATTCATTCTGGTAATGGCGTGCTCAAACAAATGGTCGCGCTTTACAACCAATTCCGTTGCTCCATCGTGGCCGTGGAAGAAGTCCCCGAAGATGAGACTCACAAATACGGTGTGATTGCCGGCCAAGAGATCAAAGATGACCTTTTCCGCGTAGACAACATGGTGGAAAAACCCGATCCGGGCAATGCGCCAAGTAACCTCGCCATCATTGGTCGGTATATTCTTACGCCTGATATCTTTGATCTGCTGGAAAACACCCCGCCGGGTAAAAACGGCGAAGTGCAGATCACCGATGCACTGCTCAAACAGGCACAATCAGGCTGTGTACTGGCGTACAAATTTAAAGGCGAGCGCTTTGATTGTGGCAGCGTGGAAGGCTTTATTGAAGCCACCAATCACTGCTACAAGCACCACTACCTTGGCGGAAGCAACAAAGACGAAGCGACGGTGAAGAATCGTCGATAA
- a CDS encoding DHH family phosphoesterase: MGFDVFNGDADGLTALVQWRLAHPQATTLITGVKRDIALLKQVPTDTEQVTVLDVSMAKNQAALATLLAAGTRVFYADHHQSGPIPDSSLLDAHIHTSANTCTALIIDKLVGGQYREWALVGAYGDNLDRTANALARQSGLDEHTRARLERLGHYLNYNSYGASLDDLIIPPAVLYRHLCGFTTPDAFMRAYPDMVMELADAYQHDRERAQTLTPERSDESAQLYLLPDTAWARRISGMFSNQLANRNPDHAHAVLTPMPEGDWMVSIRAPLNRPTGAAQLAEQFVTGGGRAAAAGINALPSASLSAFTDAFMTHFSAHAG; encoded by the coding sequence ATGGGATTTGATGTCTTTAACGGGGATGCGGATGGGCTCACCGCGCTGGTGCAATGGCGCTTGGCACACCCGCAAGCAACCACTTTAATTACCGGTGTTAAACGCGATATTGCCCTGTTAAAACAAGTACCCACCGACACCGAACAGGTCACTGTACTCGACGTTTCTATGGCGAAGAACCAAGCCGCACTCGCGACATTACTCGCAGCTGGCACGCGCGTGTTCTATGCCGATCATCATCAAAGTGGCCCCATCCCAGACTCGTCCTTGCTAGACGCGCATATTCATACCAGTGCCAATACCTGTACCGCGCTCATTATCGACAAGCTTGTCGGTGGTCAGTATCGAGAGTGGGCGTTGGTTGGCGCGTATGGCGATAACCTGGATCGCACCGCCAATGCCCTCGCTCGGCAGTCTGGCCTCGACGAACATACACGCGCCCGCTTAGAGCGGCTCGGCCACTACCTCAACTACAACAGCTACGGTGCAAGCTTAGATGATCTGATTATCCCGCCCGCGGTGCTATACCGTCACCTGTGTGGCTTTACCACCCCCGATGCCTTTATGCGCGCCTATCCAGACATGGTGATGGAATTGGCCGATGCGTATCAACACGATCGGGAGCGCGCCCAAACCCTCACTCCAGAGCGTAGTGATGAAAGCGCCCAGCTGTACCTGCTTCCTGATACCGCATGGGCACGCAGAATCAGCGGCATGTTTAGCAACCAGTTAGCCAACCGCAACCCTGACCACGCCCATGCTGTGCTCACCCCTATGCCTGAAGGAGATTGGATGGTCAGTATTCGTGCGCCTTTAAATCGCCCTACTGGGGCCGCGCAATTGGCAGAGCAGTTTGTCACGGGCGGAGGACGGGCCGCCGCAGCAGGGATTAATGCCCTTCCTTCTGCGTCCCTATCAGCCTTTACCGATGCCTTTATGACGCATTTTTCAGCACATGCCGGGTAA
- a CDS encoding LuxR C-terminal-related transcriptional regulator: MNQAETTSDSYTLLLISQPSMSVSALMTCLEKEIHSEVELVTPDAITDKLTARPGLVLVDLNAFDDIATEQLKQSLIPFADQHVFALLNAHDLSAKELASWPFIKGVFKKEDEIRHLCYGIEKMFSGEYWLPRHKMAALIHYYQQHHQQAIDEQAIVLTNREQQILRHLVTGASNQDIASALDVSEHTVKSHLYNVFKKINVKNRVQAVFWAKNNLSLIGSTGLEGYPGADDDHR; the protein is encoded by the coding sequence ATGAACCAAGCCGAAACCACCTCAGATAGTTACACACTGCTTCTTATCTCTCAGCCCAGCATGTCTGTGTCTGCACTGATGACATGCTTGGAAAAAGAAATCCATAGCGAGGTCGAGCTCGTCACGCCCGATGCGATCACCGATAAACTCACCGCTCGCCCAGGCCTAGTGCTGGTGGACTTAAACGCCTTTGATGACATTGCCACCGAGCAGCTAAAACAATCGCTAATCCCATTTGCCGACCAACATGTCTTTGCGCTGCTCAATGCACATGATTTAAGTGCCAAAGAGCTCGCCAGCTGGCCATTTATCAAAGGGGTATTTAAAAAAGAAGATGAGATCCGACACCTGTGTTACGGCATCGAAAAAATGTTCTCTGGCGAGTACTGGCTGCCCCGTCACAAAATGGCCGCGTTAATCCACTATTATCAACAACACCACCAACAAGCGATCGACGAGCAGGCCATTGTCCTGACCAACCGCGAGCAACAAATACTACGCCATCTAGTCACAGGCGCTTCCAACCAAGATATCGCCAGTGCACTTGATGTCAGTGAGCACACCGTCAAGTCTCACCTTTATAACGTGTTTAAGAAAATCAATGTCAAAAACCGGGTACAAGCGGTATTTTGGGCAAAAAACAACTTATCCTTAATTGGCTCGACGGGGCTTGAGGGCTATCCTGGCGCTGACGACGATCACCGCTAG
- a CDS encoding single-stranded DNA-binding protein, producing the protein MASRGINKVILIGNLGNDPEIRYLPNGGAVANLSLATSESWRDKNTGEMREKTEWHRVVLFGKTAEVAGEYLRKGSQVYIEGQLQTRKWQDQNGQDRYTTEVAVQPFSGSMQMLGGRGGQNQGQPMQQSPQQQGGWGQPQQPQQPQQNFNQQPPQQQSAPQPQSQPQQQYNDLPDFDDDIPF; encoded by the coding sequence ATGGCCAGCCGTGGCATAAACAAAGTCATCTTGATTGGTAATTTGGGCAACGATCCGGAAATCCGTTACCTCCCCAACGGCGGTGCGGTGGCGAACCTCAGCCTCGCGACCTCAGAGTCATGGCGTGATAAAAACACCGGTGAGATGCGTGAGAAAACAGAGTGGCACCGCGTTGTGCTGTTCGGTAAAACCGCCGAAGTCGCGGGTGAATATCTGCGCAAAGGCTCTCAGGTGTATATCGAAGGCCAATTGCAAACACGCAAATGGCAAGACCAAAACGGGCAAGACCGTTACACCACGGAAGTCGCGGTACAACCGTTTAGCGGCAGCATGCAAATGCTGGGTGGCCGTGGTGGTCAGAACCAAGGTCAGCCGATGCAGCAGTCACCGCAGCAACAAGGTGGATGGGGACAGCCTCAGCAGCCTCAACAACCACAGCAAAACTTTAACCAACAGCCACCGCAGCAGCAGTCGGCACCGCAGCCACAGTCTCAGCCTCAGCAGCAATATAACGACCTGCCTGATTTTGACGACGATATTCCGTTCTAA
- a CDS encoding alpha-hydroxy acid oxidase, which produces MAYYNPKYPDTPALKRAAKRRIPAFAFDYLCGGCHDEIGVAHNAGAFEHVKLQSDLLAPTPEIDLSVELFGQRYAAPFGVAPVGLQGLMWPKAPEILAKAAYQAKLPYVLSTVSSASLETIAEISEGTAWYQLYNPTDAKIRQDLMGRIKGAGYKVLVVTVDVPTFGYRPRDIRNGLAMPPKMNLRNIVQMMQCPVWSWQTLLAGVPEMQTLKPYMPKNMPTSELANFMNNTVMGAVDFDSLKVIRDNWDGPLVLKGLVNPDDVKQAVALGADAVVLSNHGGRQLDVGESPLDTIQTIKRLYGDKIKLLMDSGVQSGGNVAQAMAMGADFTLLGRTFVYACGAVGHHGGEHAIDMLTQQLTQVMGQLKCPTPTQLPHFLKTGPGVA; this is translated from the coding sequence ATGGCCTATTATAACCCTAAGTACCCTGATACCCCCGCTCTTAAACGCGCAGCAAAACGGCGTATCCCCGCCTTCGCCTTCGATTACCTTTGTGGCGGTTGCCACGATGAGATTGGCGTGGCGCACAATGCCGGGGCGTTTGAACACGTAAAACTGCAATCTGACTTGCTTGCGCCGACCCCAGAGATCGACTTATCCGTCGAGTTATTTGGCCAACGCTATGCCGCGCCTTTTGGTGTCGCCCCCGTCGGACTGCAAGGGTTAATGTGGCCCAAGGCGCCGGAAATTTTGGCCAAAGCGGCCTATCAAGCAAAGCTTCCTTATGTACTCAGCACCGTATCCTCAGCGAGTCTCGAGACCATCGCTGAGATCTCTGAGGGAACGGCGTGGTATCAACTCTATAACCCCACGGATGCCAAGATCCGTCAAGATCTCATGGGTCGCATCAAAGGTGCAGGGTATAAAGTGCTGGTCGTCACTGTGGATGTGCCGACCTTTGGTTATCGCCCTCGCGATATAAGAAATGGCTTGGCGATGCCACCGAAAATGAACTTACGCAATATCGTGCAAATGATGCAATGTCCAGTATGGAGCTGGCAGACCTTACTGGCCGGTGTACCTGAGATGCAAACCCTCAAGCCTTACATGCCAAAAAACATGCCCACCAGCGAACTGGCCAACTTTATGAATAATACAGTGATGGGCGCTGTCGATTTTGACAGTCTTAAGGTCATCCGTGATAACTGGGACGGGCCACTGGTGCTAAAAGGTTTGGTCAACCCAGACGATGTCAAACAAGCGGTCGCGCTCGGTGCCGATGCGGTGGTCCTATCCAACCATGGGGGACGTCAGCTGGATGTCGGTGAGTCACCGCTGGATACCATTCAAACCATCAAGCGCTTATATGGTGACAAAATTAAACTATTGATGGACAGTGGCGTACAAAGCGGCGGCAATGTCGCCCAAGCCATGGCAATGGGCGCCGACTTTACCCTGCTTGGCCGCACCTTTGTCTATGCCTGTGGTGCAGTAGGTCACCATGGAGGAGAGCATGCAATAGACATGCTTACCCAACAACTGACGCAAGTGATGGGCCAGCTAAAATGCCCAACGCCGACGCAACTGCCGCACTTTTTAAAAACAGGCCCTGGCGTCGCCTAG
- a CDS encoding LysR family transcriptional regulator, with translation MDWITCTQSFICVVDHGSLAQAATKLHTSSSALSKRLSWLERQLGVQLLKRTTRSLSMTDAGDLFYHRAKTWVDDWQQLVSETTSTFGEVSGVLRIGAPLVTGNRFLVNFIAEFLEIYPKIKVELTTLTPGQLPDLNLDVVISRELEYFNSASYIAAKLFDFQPGFFAAPAYLARHAPITTPEQLTQHNILLYGNSHQPQERVFEDGTRLQLSGNFVSPNPEALVSAAVIGMGIILGGAGTVQKEIDQGLLVPVLPALKQPRSSAYAYYPKLEYNHTKTKLFIDFIKQKVKDLYV, from the coding sequence ATGGACTGGATTACCTGTACACAAAGCTTTATCTGTGTGGTGGATCATGGCTCGTTAGCCCAAGCGGCGACGAAGCTACATACATCAAGCTCTGCGTTATCAAAACGCCTTAGTTGGCTAGAACGTCAACTGGGCGTTCAATTACTCAAGCGCACCACACGCAGTCTATCGATGACGGATGCAGGCGATCTTTTCTATCATCGTGCCAAAACGTGGGTCGACGACTGGCAACAATTGGTCAGTGAGACCACCTCAACTTTTGGTGAGGTGAGCGGTGTGTTGCGTATCGGTGCGCCATTGGTGACAGGGAACCGCTTTCTGGTCAACTTTATTGCTGAGTTTCTTGAGATTTATCCGAAAATCAAAGTTGAACTCACCACCCTCACACCCGGGCAGCTTCCCGATCTCAACCTAGATGTGGTGATCAGCCGTGAGCTCGAATATTTCAACTCCGCCAGTTATATCGCCGCCAAATTATTTGATTTTCAACCTGGTTTTTTTGCCGCCCCTGCGTATTTAGCTCGCCATGCCCCGATCACCACGCCCGAGCAATTAACCCAACACAATATTTTGCTATACGGTAATTCACATCAGCCGCAAGAACGGGTGTTTGAAGATGGCACACGCTTACAATTGTCCGGAAATTTCGTCTCACCTAACCCTGAAGCCTTAGTCAGTGCCGCGGTGATTGGCATGGGGATCATTTTGGGAGGCGCTGGGACGGTGCAAAAAGAAATCGACCAAGGCTTATTGGTTCCGGTGCTACCCGCGTTAAAGCAGCCGCGTTCCTCCGCCTATGCTTACTACCCAAAATTGGAGTATAACCACACCAAAACCAAATTATTTATCGATTTTATTAAACAGAAAGTTAAAGATTTGTACGTTTAG